A genomic window from Osmerus eperlanus chromosome 5, fOsmEpe2.1, whole genome shotgun sequence includes:
- the coro2bb gene encoding coronin-2B, whose protein sequence is MSWRPTYRSSKFRNVYGKAASREQCFDGITITKNVHDNHFCAVNPKFLAIVTECAGGGSFLVLPIHKAGRIDPHHPKVCGHQGSVLDIKWNPFIDNIIASCSEDCSVRVWEIPEGGLRRNLSEAVLELYGHSRRVGLIEWHPTCSGLLFSAGYDFKILLWNLEVGAAVRMLDCHSDVVLCMSFNTDGSLLATSCKDKHLRIIEPRSGKVLQEADCKSHRVNRVVFLGNMKRLVTTGVSRWNTRQVALWDQEDLSVPIVEEEIDGLSGLLFPFYDADTHMLYLAGKGDGNIRYYEVSTEKPYLQYLMEFRSPTPQKGLGVMPKHGLDVAACEVFRFYKLVTLRGFVEPVSMIVPRRSETYQEDLYPMTASTEPALTAEEWLSGTDREPVLMSLKAGYRRPGQVGFKAPVKERRSGPGNGLDLLDMVPPKTENELLHMFFRQQDEIKRLREDLVQRDVTIQLLELQLNNLRNNSS, encoded by the exons ATGTCATGGCGTCCAACGTACAGGAGCTCAAAGTTTAGGAACGTATACGGCAAAGCCGCCAGCCGGGAACAGTGCTTCGATGGCATAACCATCACCAAGAACGTTCATGATAACCACTTCTGTGCCGTCAACCCGAAGTTCCTCGCCATCGTCACAGAATGTGCAGGAGGAGGGTCCTTCCTGGTCCTCCCCATTCACAAG GCCGGCCGTAtcgacccccaccaccccaaagTCTGCGGCCACCAAGGCAGCGTGCTGGATATCAAGTGGAACCCCTTCATCGACAACATCATAGCCTCGTGCTCCGAGGACTGCTCT gtgaggGTCTGGGAGATCCCagagggggggctgaggaggaaccTGTCCGAGGCCGTGTTGGAGCTGTACGGTCACAGCAGAAGAGTAGGACTCATCGAGTGGCACCCCACCTGCAGCGGCCTGCTGTTCAGCGCCGGCTACGACTTCAAG ATCCTGCTGTGGAACCTGGAGGTGGGTGCGGCGGTGAGGATGCTGGACTGCCACTCAGACGTGGTGCTGTGCATGTCCTTCAACACGGACGGCAGCCTGCTGGCCACCAGCTGTAAGGACAAACACCTGCGCATCATCGAGCCTCGCTCAGGGAAGGTGCTGCAG GAAGCGGACTGTAAGAGCCACAGAGTGAACAGAGTGGTGTTTCTGGGCAACATGAAGCGTCTGGTGACGACGGGTGTCTCACGATGGAACACGAGACAAGTGGCACTCTGGGATCAG GAGGACTTGTCCGTGCCCATCGTAGAGGAGGAGATCGACGGCCTCTCTGGGCTGCTCTTCCCCTTCTAcgatgctgacacacacatgctgtacttGGCAGGCAAG GGAGACGGCAACATCCGCTACTACGAAGTGAGCACTGAGAAGCCCTACCTACAGTACCTCATGGAGTTCAGGTCCCCAACTCCACAGAAGGGACTGG GTGTGATGCCCAAGCATGGTCTGGACGTAGCGGCATGTGAGGTGTTCCGCTTCTACAAGCTGGTGACTCTCAGAGGCTTTGTGGAGCCAGTCTCCATGATAGTCCCACGGAGA tCTGAGACATACCAGGAAGATCTGTATCCCATGACGGCCAGCACAGAGCCGGCGCTCACCGCAGAGGAGTGGCTGAGCGGCACCGACAGAG AGCCAGTGCTGATGTCCCTGAAGGCAGGCTACAGGAGGCCAGGCCAGGTAGGCTTCAAGGCCccggtgaaggagaggaggagcgggccAGGGAACGGCCTGGATCTGCTGGACATGGTGCCGCCCAAAACAGAGAACGAG ctcctgcacATGTTCTTCAGACAGCAGGATGAGATcaagaggctgagagaggatCTGGTGCAGAGAGACGTCACCATccagctgctggagctgcagctCAACAACCTGAGGAACAACagctcctga
- the LOC134020716 gene encoding acidic leucine-rich nuclear phosphoprotein 32 family member D-like isoform X1: protein MDMKKRIHLELRNRTPSDVKELVLDNCRSNEGKIEGLTDEFEELEFLSTINVGLTSVANLPKLKKLKKLELSDNRISGGLEVLAERCPNLTHLNLSGNKIKDLSTIEPLKKLENLKSLDLFNCEVTNLGEYRDNVFTLLPQLTYLDGYDKEDKEAPDSDAEGYTGLDDEDDEDEDGVEEEDYDEDAAPGDEDEDEEEVEEEEDEEAGDEDDLSGEVSLSPSKREDRGQKRKREADDEGEDDDDDDDDDDDD from the exons ATGGACATGAAAAAAAGAATTCATCTAGAGCTGCGGAATCGAACACCTTCAGAC GTGAAAGAACTTGTTCTTGATAACTGCCGCTCAAATGAAGGAAAAATTGAGGGCCTCACAGATGAATTTGAAGAATTGGAATTCTTAAGTACAATCAATGTGGGCTTAACATCAGTTGCAAACTTGCCCAAACTAAAGAAATTAAAAAAG CTTGAGCTCAGTGATAACAGAATCTCAGGCGGTCTGGAAGTCTTGGCGGAGAGATGTCCGAACCTCACACACCTGAACCTCAGTGGAAACAAAATCAAAGACCTCAGCACCATAGAACCTCTG AAAAAACTAGAAAACCTGAAGAGTTTAGACTTGTTCAACTGTGAGGTGACCAACCTGGGGGAGTACCGAGACAACGTGTTCACGCTGCTGCCCCAGTTGACCTACCTGGACGGGTACGacaaggaggacaaggaggccCCCGACTCTGACGCAGAGGGCTACACCGGCCTGGACGACGAGgacgacgaggacgaggacG gggtagaggaggaagacTATGATGAAGATGCTGCCCCAGGAGACgaagatgaagatgaggaggaggtagaggaggaagaagatgagGAGGCAGGAGACGAGGATGACTTGAGTGGGGAGGTGAGCTTGTCGCCATCTAAAC GTGAGGATCGGGGACAGAAAAGGAAACGAGAAGCAGATGACGAAGGAGAAGATgatgacgacgatgatgatgatgatgatgacgactaG
- the LOC134020716 gene encoding acidic leucine-rich nuclear phosphoprotein 32 family member D-like isoform X2, with amino-acid sequence MDMKKRIHLELRNRTPSDVKELVLDNCRSNEGKIEGLTDEFEELEFLSTINVGLTSVANLPKLKKLKKLELSDNRISGGLEVLAERCPNLTHLNLSGNKIKDLSTIEPLKKLENLKSLDLFNCEVTNLGEYRDNVFTLLPQLTYLDGYDKEDKEAPDSDAEGYTGLDDEDDEDEDGVEEEDYDEDAAPGDEDEDEEEVEEEEDEEAGDEDDLSGEEELEDDGEDRGQKRKREADDEGEDDDDDDDDDDDD; translated from the exons ATGGACATGAAAAAAAGAATTCATCTAGAGCTGCGGAATCGAACACCTTCAGAC GTGAAAGAACTTGTTCTTGATAACTGCCGCTCAAATGAAGGAAAAATTGAGGGCCTCACAGATGAATTTGAAGAATTGGAATTCTTAAGTACAATCAATGTGGGCTTAACATCAGTTGCAAACTTGCCCAAACTAAAGAAATTAAAAAAG CTTGAGCTCAGTGATAACAGAATCTCAGGCGGTCTGGAAGTCTTGGCGGAGAGATGTCCGAACCTCACACACCTGAACCTCAGTGGAAACAAAATCAAAGACCTCAGCACCATAGAACCTCTG AAAAAACTAGAAAACCTGAAGAGTTTAGACTTGTTCAACTGTGAGGTGACCAACCTGGGGGAGTACCGAGACAACGTGTTCACGCTGCTGCCCCAGTTGACCTACCTGGACGGGTACGacaaggaggacaaggaggccCCCGACTCTGACGCAGAGGGCTACACCGGCCTGGACGACGAGgacgacgaggacgaggacG gggtagaggaggaagacTATGATGAAGATGCTGCCCCAGGAGACgaagatgaagatgaggaggaggtagaggaggaagaagatgagGAGGCAGGAGACGAGGATGACTTGAGTGGGGAG gaggagttggaggatgATG GTGAGGATCGGGGACAGAAAAGGAAACGAGAAGCAGATGACGAAGGAGAAGATgatgacgacgatgatgatgatgatgatgacgactaG